In the genome of Daucus carota subsp. sativus chromosome 9, DH1 v3.0, whole genome shotgun sequence, the window taGAGTTTGAATAGTGTCCCATACTTCTTTTGCAGTAGGACaattgataacactatcaaacatatcatcatcaataccattgaaaAGAATGTTCATGGCCttgttatccttgtgcacttctttttcatcttcttcagtaaactcagaaggatttttaggcacttcaacatcttctgcttcacttccatcaagtctcGGGGCAGTATCGATTTTAATtggaacatgtggtcctttctcaatacagTTGATGTAGCTAGGATCTAAGGAGAGAAGATGCATCCTCAATTTTACTTTCCAatgaaagtagtgttctttgaccagcattggaatcttgactccttcatctcttcttcccattgttgattgtctttaggatctGAAACTTCTTATATGTTAGaagcctcgctctgataccaattattatttagACAATgtaaacaataagttagattgtggaagggggggttgaatacaatctacaaaaatttcaataaattcttgcacaacagattatattcaaactacaagagAGCATGTAAttaaactaaaacagaaatttaaagaacaaggatcttaaaaatttcaggtggattgttttaTCCActtgagagatttttatattaagaaccttccaagtaaaaatacttggctgcttacagaagaatgaagagcagaaacttacaatttcttgctaactttctctagtgttttgctcttcagttcttggtatTTGGAtgctttgaaatgtaaattaaaaagtgaatatatactactacaaacaaaactagtctgtaaaaatattaaaaataaacctTCAAggtgattttttagaaaatccTATTTTTAGCTATTTTTCTGTGATTTTCGTGTTAATTTGCATCATTATGAAACCCCCTCTCCATAACAATCGATCTGAtagtaaaaatttgaattttagtaCTCCTAATATTCAGTTGTTAACAAAGGATGGGTTGAAGCCGCCTTTAAATCCTTCAAATATGAAGAAAAAATCAAACCCACGATTTGTTGGTATGGATAACAAACGTATAGCCCGATTAAGTGATAATGCTGGGATTGATAATCCATTGTTCGATCGTGCTGCCAAGACAGCTCGTGAGATGGATAATTCATCTGTTTTTGTTCAGAACCCGGGTTGTGATGATGAAGAACTGGTGGATGCCTCCATTGTTGATGATGATCTGTTGAAGCAACAACATGGAGAGGATACGCCTGTAGTGGGAGATGAGGCGCCTGGTGTGTATGGTGCTTCAAGAGACCCTAATGCAGTTGGTTCGGATGGGCAGAGTCAAAAAGATCAGGCCCAAGAAAGGGAAAATAATGGGTCTGTACTGAAGAAATCGTGGACTGAAGTTCTGAAGCCAAAGACAGCGTTTAAACGTATGGAGTTCGAGTATCACTGTCCTGAGGTTGTTGATGGCAAGATTATAATTAAACCTCCGTTAAGTGTTGATATTCAGGGACGGAAAGCTTGGGAAAACTGCCTTGTTGGATACTTCTTTGAGAATCGTGTTGCGTTTCATGTGATGGAATATACTGCCAAGAGGCGTTGGTCTAATTGTGGTCTCACTGATGTGATAATGAATGAGGAAGGgttctttttctttaaatatgCTACGGAAGAGGATTTATTGGGAATTCTCGAAGAAGGAGTTTGCATGGTGAATGGCAAGCCTTTTATTCTTCAGCGATGGTATCGGCAAATTGTCTTGGCTCAAGATGTTCCGAAGACAATTCCATTATGGGTAAAAAATTTCAATGTCCCTCTCCAATACTGGAATAAGGTAGGGTTAAGTCGAA includes:
- the LOC135149184 gene encoding uncharacterized protein LOC135149184; its protein translation is MKKKSNPRFVGMDNKRIARLSDNAGIDNPLFDRAAKTAREMDNSSVFVQNPGCDDEELVDASIVDDDLLKQQHGEDTPVVGDEAPGVYGASRDPNAVGSDGQSQKDQAQERENNGSVLKKSWTEVLKPKTAFKRMEFEYHCPEVVDGKIIIKPPLSVDIQGRKAWENCLVGYFFENRVAFHVMEYTAKRRWSNCGLTDVIMNEEGFFFFKYATEEDLLGILEEGVCMVNGKPFILQRWYRQIVLAQDVPKTIPLWVKNFNVPLQYWNKVGLSRIGSGVGNILMADGLTEKVCKEGTGRLSFAKLLIEVDANKQLPETLYVHIPSDDFMEPVEVSLRVEYPWRPSWCSHCSMFGHSVHDCLILAAIQVAADKEGIVKKARNGESEDFIKVQRKVKAKIGGNHSADVRNFNQAGGVGRGNWKRKGEGKKYGSQQWKGESSGVKSMPPPKDNIGLVQRNKISVLASSNVIDNLERVSVAVPQGKVKPIKRSGQDGNPV